The window AAATGAAGCAGAAAGTAGTAGTAGCTGTTATCAGTTATCGCTTTCAGAACTTTAGTTTCTAGTGTGACCGTGATGAGCCTGCTCTGCAAACCCACACATGAACAAAATTGACATCATATAAACAAATGCCTCGCGATCTAACTACAGACCTAGCTGCCAGAATATATTACAGGAAGTGCATTTCAATGCTGCGCATTACTTTTATGATGACAAGAGCCTTTAAATTTACCTCACCTGTCACAATTTCCCTGTACTAAAATTCTCCAGAGAGAGAAggagaagaggggggggggggggggggggggaagtacAAAGATCATTCGTAAGTATTTAAATTTACCTCTTCTGTCAAAAAGCTCCCAACTTCcattgacttggatgatcttccCAGTACTATGATTGTCTGTATTGTCAGCTGAAAGTTCATAAACATCAAATGCACTTTATTATGTTAATGAAGGAGAATTAAATTACCAAAAGATCACAGCTGACACTTGACATTCAAATGATTCTAGAGACGAGGTTAATTTTGTTACAAAGCATGAACACACTGAAAAACAAGAGCATAGAAGAAATTAGATATATGCTTACTCCTATCTGATAGTATCCACAGGATTCAATATCCCATAGATAACTAATATTCTTAACGACAACTATGACAAAACTACACGTGGACACATGATCATGGAAAGCTCAATTGCGTCCATCTCACTAACTAAAGTCACCAACATTATAACACAGAGCTGAAGTATATGATAAGACACGGGTCTCTCTTCCCCCGAATTCTTCAAATAACAAGAAGAGTTTACACTTGAAAGTTAAAATTCAAGTTCTAACAATTACAGTAGAGAATTCAAACAGAGCTATGTCTTCAAAAGAAATTCCTTCCCTCCATGTTCTAAGTTAGTTGACAATAACTATATGGAGTATGACCCTTCTCGAATAGCAATGACAATTTGTATACCCCATCAATTTTGAACAAGTTCTATTTCAACAAAGCATCCGGTAATCTTGGATCATATATAAACCTCAAAAATATATTCGTAAATATTCTAAATATGGTATTTACCGTTCATCTATAGTATAGAATATCAACGTTGAACAAGTTCTATTTCAACTTCAAGAAAACTACAAATATTCATACTATACGTTTCAGGGACAAAAGGATGAGGTAGACCTATCTGCAATTGTGCACCTCCCTGCCATTATCAAATACCTTATGAGTGCTGTTCCTCTTTATGCATCTTTATTGAGGAATAGGTGAGTTAGTGATATAATTTCTTTATGAAAAACTAAACTGAAGACATGGAAAAAATGTTCTTATGATCTGATTAAGTCGCTACCAGTTTTCCATTTTAGGTACATAAATTCAAATTTTCACGGCTAAATTCCCACTATCTGAATTATATTCCTATACTCCAGTAATCCCAAAATCTGGTATAAAACCCAAACCTGGTTCATCTCAGCTTATCTCTGTTCACAAACAACTGCATACGACTGGTTTAACCATTAACTGCTACCGAGAACAACAAGATCTCCATTGAGGGAAAAAACTATAAATGAGGAAAAAAACCTCTACTAGATTAGTGAAAGCTCTTGCATATGAAGATGTTTTGCCTCAATAAAGGTAACAAAACACATTTGATGACATATGGAGTTACACATATGCAATCTAGAAATAGAAGTCCAAATCATATTGTTGCTCATTAGGCATTAGGCCAGACTCAGAAATTAGCTTCAATTAGATATAGATGCAACTCTTGTCACTTTGGAACAGATATAATGCTCCTTAGGAAGCACACGAGCAACAACTTTTAACTACCAGCTTCCAACTTAAGGCTGAAACTCTGCCAATGAGACACAGAAATCTCAGCAGTGCACAAAACTTCCAGATCCACAAACAAGGGATGAAATTAACATCACATGGCGCTAAGATTCTACAGGGATAGGCCAAAACCAGATGGTTGTCGAGCTATATGATCTGTTTGATGGTCTTAAGTATGTAGTTATTGACCATCAAAACTTTTCACTTTTTAAAAAGATGCCACAGCTAGAATTTGATTTTCCTACCAAAGATAGCAATCTCGGGATGTTGATATTACCGAGACTTTAGAAATAGAACTTACTGATCAATTCAAAATCAAGTGAATGACCTGCGGTGAGCCACTTCAAACTTACCATGGAGGAAAAAATTCAACCAAGACATCCTTCGTCTCCTCCAGCACAATTTCGTCAAAGTTATCTGGAGATAGTAGAAGGGGAACCTTGGAGCAGCAGTAAACTTCTCTCTCTGGGACCTACAGGTACAATAGTATATGCGAATAAACCAAGCGAAAGAAATATTCACTTCTTATCTTTCGAGTGAAGCTCTGGTATCATGTCAAGGACGGGAGGATTCTCCCTTATAACGTCTACCAAAAACTCAGCTGTAGTTGCATCAAATGAGAAGCCCTTTCCAGCCgtttccttcatgaaagttgccAGTTCACTAATTTTGCCGCACCTAAGAAATCCTTGTACAATAACATTGTAAGTGACATTGTTTGGTAAACAACCGTTTTCTTCCATTTTTCTTAGAATATCTTTAGCTTCATCTAACAACCCTTGTAGACAAAATCCAGTTATCATTGCATTGTACGTTCTAGCATTTGGAAGCAATCCCATCGAAGAAAGCTTCACAAAAATAGCATGAGCTTTGTCGAGTTTACCGTTTTTGCACAATCCATTAATGACAACATTGTAAAATGCAATATCAGTatcttctctctttctttccaacttattAAAGAGTGACATAGCTTCTTCAACAAATCCGTGCTTAAAATAACCATTGAGCAAAGTGACATGAGTGTATATATCAGGGATGGGCCCAACAGATAGCATCTCATCAAAGAATCTTTTTGCATCGCCTATTCTTCCAACTTCAAAAAACCCTTGCAAGATAGTATTGTATGTAACAATATTAGGTTTTGATCCCTTTTGAGAAATTTCATGAAACAATTGCATGGCCTCGGCAAATTTCTTTTTCTTACAGTATCCATTTATTAGTATGCTATAGCTGATAATGTCAGGTTCAATGCTCTTATCTATCATGAAATCAAAAATTCTTCTCGCACTATCCACTTGACCACGCAGGCAATATCCATCCATTATCGCATTATAGGTGACTATATTAGGCTCTATACCTTTCCCGATCATATGTTTCATCACTTCCTCAGCATCTTCAACTTTCCCTTCTTTGCATAGTCCATCTATCACTATGGTGAAGGTGCGCACATTTGGATAAATATTATGATTTACCATCTCAGAGAATAAAGTCGTAACTTTTTCCCACTGACTGAACTTACAcaaaccatcaattattgaaTTGTATGTGACTATGTCTGGAGGAATGCCTTTCAACTTCATCTCGTTCAAAAAGTTGATAGCAGCATCTAAGTTTCCATCTTTGCAAAGGACATCTATAACAATGCTGTAGATGAATATGTCGGGCCTAGTGTTACCATGTTCCATTAACCTGAGCAAACTTAAAATTTTTTGGGTATGGCCCCTTTTGCTGAGACCATTCATTACGGTTGCATACATGACTTCGTCGGGCTCACAAATGTTTGCTCTAACCAATTTTTTGAACAATTCAACTGCATCTTTGACCTTATTTTCAGCAAATATCCCTCTTATTAGGGTGTTAAAGGTGACAACATTAAATGGAATGCCATTCTTCAAGTAAATGGGTAACACCGAAAATGCACAATCAGCATGATGCATCAGGCAATAACTGTTGATCACGATACACAAGATGTATTTATCAATTGGGATGCCCAATGTCTGCATTTCTCGAAAAAGAGAAATGACAGCAGAATAATGCTTCATATTAAGCATAGTCTTAAATAATTTAGAGAAGTCTACAACACAAGGAAGAGGCTTCATTCTAACCATTTGATGGAAGAGAGTAACAGCATCATCCAAACACTTAACATTCTCAAAATTGATGTTTAACCCAACTTTACCCTTCACCGAAATGGATTTATAACTATGGCGTGAAGAATAAGCTCTAATGGCTGAACAAGAACGATAGATAAAGGGAATAGTACCATTGCGAACAGAAATTAACTTCATCTTCAATGGCTAACTTAGAACTGAACAATTTCTGTGAGTGAGAGAGTGTTACCCTAATTTTAGGAATAATTTTAACAGAGGGATTGTGTACTCGGAGCACATGAGAAGATAACAAAAATAGTCCTTATGTTTGacggtaggttcaaaatagtcccttgaGTATGCATTTAATAGTTTTGGTGCTTTAAGTTTTCCAATTAAATTTTTAGTTTCCGTCAAACATTTACCAAACTCTGTCCTTTACATTTGATAggaacttttaaaaaaaaaaaaaagcagcggCAACTAACATTTAGAGATACAACTATTATACTAGTTTTTTTCTATTTTTGATTTATTTCGAAAGTTTGATGCAATTTTTTGTGGTGTAATCTTCGCTATTCTTTTTACTAGAGTCTAGTGTAGTTTTTTGTGttgcatattttaggatttgatAGAATTTTCTTGGTCTTTATAGTTTTTTTTCACTGTTtacgtcaaatctaacaaacagagtttgGTAAATATTTTATGAAGACTAAAAATGttaacttttgacaaacttaaactACCAAAAATGTCAAATACATACTTaggggactattttgaacctactctcaaaTATATGGGACCATCTTTGTCATTTTCTCGGGAGCAAATGGAAAATAGTAGTAACGTGTGTTCCTTGACTACCTAAAGGCCAAAGAGGTATGGAGTGCTTGACGTGGGAAGAGTTTAGTGAAAAAGTGTGTATTTGAGTTTCAAAATTAAGGAGGTGACTTTTGAGCTTCTTAGTATATagcataaaattaaaattaaggaGAAACACAACAATATAATAAACGAATAAATAGGTAATTTAATTTACGAgatatgtcaaattacttttacaTTAGAATTATATACTTATATAGACATGTTTATCATATAACCTAAATGGAATTATAATGTAGTTTTAgatttttggtgtaaagaacaaGACATAGATAATGAAATACTCCCAGGAGCTCTGTAATTACTCTTTTATTCCTTATGTAATCAACTTTGAAGGTGACCAGCATACCCTCAATGTTGAGGAATACAAAGTTAcctctttcaaaaaaaaaaaacaatttatcATGTAACCATGTTTAATAGATGGCCACACAATGTTTTTTCTTTCGAGTAGCCATAGAATAATCTCAGGTCGAAGTTACTATAATTGGCTTTTGGTCAAGGCACCAATAGCAAATCTTGATTAATTATCTTTAACATTGTCACCTTTATTGAGGTTTTGGTTATGcatgcccaatatatatatatatatatatatatatatatatatatatatggaaaagcaCAATTTTGGAAGGTCGTTCAAAACGTGTTGAAGATAAAAGCCTAGAGAACAACGGAAAAAAGGGCAGCCTAAAGAACAATTATGaactagaaaaagaaaagccGTATCATTTCCTACTGTGGGAATAAATTTTAATCTTTCAAACAATGTAAAGAACCACAAAGTAAAAAATTAATCCCTAAAAACAAAGATGAAACACCTTTTAGTTTGTTCAAAAGAAACTGTCATCTTAAACAATTGCTAACACTAAACAGGAAAATTAGTGCAGTAGACCCaagcatgttgatatttacaagATTAAGGGCATATGATCCATTTATTTCTTGTGATCATCATCTAATAATCTCCTTGTATGTTTGGTATTTAAAAGGTTCACTCATCCCTATGCTCACtcacaacaacactaacaccatCTCCAACAGACACCACTCCTATAATACCAATCTGATCAACAACAAGAATGTGCTCTGATGCGGTTATCTGGCAAGTGAAACATCCTGTCAGGAAAACAAAAAGACAAAATTGAAATAAAGCTTTGAAGCGTGAAAAATCATTGGCGTTAAATAAAAATTGGGTGCATACTATTTAGAAGAACACAAACTAAGCACAAACTAGGTTATTTTAGAGACACGATAAAGCCAAAACATGTACTACAAATCGATAAGCCAAGGACGGTGTAATTTGTAGAGGTTGAAAGAAGGCTAATCAGAGAATGAACAGGTATGTCAGTTAAAATTAAAAACTGAAAATTTAAATTTATCTTCTTTAAATAGAGCTAAAACCTTTTATTTGAAGGTTCGGCTCAACCAGCCAATTACAAGTCCAATTCATTACATATATTTACTTGGAGTTAAAGCCTTAGGGTACATAATAGCAATCTCCTTATGAAGTGGCTTTGGAGGTTCTGCAATGAGGAAGAATTGATGTGGAAGCAACTGATCTGAGATAAATATGGGATGGAAAACTTCTAGATCACAAAGGTTCAagaaggaaaatggtggattgGGTATTAAGAATTTGAGGCAGCAGAATAGAAGCCTCTTGATTAAGTGGTGAGGAGATTCAATGTTGACGTAGAGGCTTTCTGGAGAATGGTGTACAAAGGAAGGACCGCCTCCAATGGGGATTGGATCAGAGCTTTATGGCCAATGTTTTCCCAGAACATTGGATAAAAAATAGGCAATGGTAGGAAAATTTCCTTCTGGCATGATAGTCGGCTTGGCCACTTACCCCTCAGGGATCAATTCCCCTCCTTGTTCACTCTAACAGGAGACACAGAACTCAAACTAGCCTAGAGCAGAGAAGGTAATGCTTGGAACATCACATTCGGAAGAAATTTTAATGATTCGGAACTTGAGAGGATTGGAGAACTCTTTACCGTATTGTCCCCTTACAATGGATTAAAGAACAGTGAAGATGAAGTGGTGTGGAAGGGTCATTCAAGTGGTTGTTTCTATGTTAAATCATGCTACAAGGTTTTTCTGGATGCTGCCAACCAACCTAATGCTGGCCCTTCGAAACAGATATAAAATTCCAAACCTCCGGTGAAAGCAATGTGCTTTGAATGGCTTGTCATAAAAGAAGCTTTTCTAACCCAAGAGAAAATTACAAAGAGGGCTACAGTTCGTCAACAGATGCTTTTTGTGTGAGAAAAAAACAGAAAGCAACAGGCGCTTTCTACATTGCTCTGTTACTACTCAAGTTTGGCACATGTTCTTCAACTTCCTGGGGGGTGAAATGGGTTATGCCAAGGTCAACAATAGATTTACTTCTCTGCTGGGACAGAAAAGCATTGCCTGAGCATTTAGAGAAAGCCCGGAACACCATTCCTGCTGGAATATGATGGAGAGGAAATGAATAGAAGATGTTTTGATGGACAAAAGAACTCAATCTTGAAGATAAACTCTGATTGTATTTTTATGGTATCTTTTTGGTGTAAAATGGATAATAGCTGAGGAGGCAGAAACCCTGTTACAGTTCATAGACTCTTTTGTATAGACAGTCAGGGTTtacttttcttttgttcttttttgGATGTACCAACAACACTTGCTTAGTGTTGGATTTGAAATCTATAATACTTACCATTTCAAAAAGAGAACTTAATGAGTAAATTCCCAAAGCACATTCGAATTAAACTGGGAAATTCCCAGGATTTTCAGCTCTGCAACTAATCACCGTGCAACAGGAGAAGTGTATTAGTCTCCACAAGGATAGAATGTACTTCTGAAAAAGGGGTGTAATGACTGcaaaatggaggaaaatgagcCAATTTTTACGAGTGATTGAGGATGTCAAGGGCTGCAAGCATAACCAGACAAGATCGAATAGAAGGAACACAAATTCGGCGTTTTCCCGGTAAAATTAGGCTACAAGGTGTTCTCCCAAAGTAGTAGGCAACACCATATATGACCTAGGAAATTGATATGAAGAAACACAGCCCCTTACAAGGTTAAATGCTTCAAATGGCTGGTGGCAAGAGAGAAATGATTGACTCAACACAATTTACAAAGATAGTCCGCAACAGGTGTATCCTCTGTGAAGACCTCAACTCAGAAGGAAAGGCGAGTGGGAACATGTGTTTTGTGAAGGAGCTACGACAAAATTAAAAAGTCCATATGCCACCTACCTCGGCTGAAAGAAGGAAATTAAGACCCATGTTCAAGCGCTCTTCCAAGAAAGCAGCAGCACATCCGTTGGAATCAATCTTCCCTCTGAGACAACACTGTAATGCATGCATAATATTGATTCAGTAAACATCAAAGTCATGATGAGCAAGGTTGATTAAATATCCAACATTGGCGAGATGCAGTCACAAAAACAAGATCCGCTTAATGAGCTTTCATAGACCTTTGCAAACACATAATAGCAGCCCACAGGAGTTTCTATATGTCTATTGCGctcaagggtgtggcctagtagTCAATGAAGTGGATTGAGAACCATAGATCCTAATAAACAGTGGTGTAAAGTAACCATGAATTAAAGAGATTAGTTAATGCATATTGCATGCCAAACATCTTGTCCAATGCTTCAAGCTTCTGGTGAGATCTCCGTAAATTATACTCCAATTGGAACGAACTCCGAGAAATTCCATTGATGCAACCAAAAGAAAAAACTCATCCATCAGGACGAACTTTTTATTACTTAGGCATTCCATATGACAACTCAGTATTTGATAAAACAACTAAAATCTGGGAAAATGTGATTTAGTCATTTGTAGAAAAGAGTACTGGAAAGGATCTTGTCATTGCCATCAAGCAAATAAATTTGGAAGAATTGGCAAATTGTATCATAAAAGGTtcaactatttaaaaaaaaaagaacatggaGCTCAGTCTAGTTAATAGCCAATGTCAAATACTGCTTTAAATGAACAGATGTATCACCAAATGCAACAATTGCAAACTGGTGACATGATACCTATAATTCTCTATCAAAACATGTAGTAATAAATAACCATGAAACAATCTATTTCCTGCTATCAGAGGGAAATATGTGTTACCTGCAACCTCTTGATTGTCATAGGTACCTCGGTAAACAGTACCATAGGTTCCCTGAGCTACAAGAGAAGGTGTCGGTTCAAATCCAACAGAGACAAAAACACTAGTTGATTTCTTTTCCAATTGTCTAAGTCTTGGTGGACAAAATTACGCGGTATCTATGCTGGTTGGAGGTAGTAGGTACACCGttgaattagtcgaggtgcacgCAAGCTGACCCGGACACCATGGTTATCCAAAAACGAAAAAAGAAGTTTCTAATGTCTACATTGGAAGTCGAGAGAAGTACTTTAGCTATATGCTAGAACATACTAGATTCATTTAATATCTCTAGGTTAATAGCACAGACTCTCCCTTGTTCTATCATACTTGGGAGTCACGGTATTTAGGTTAGTTTACCTTGTATACCACTTCTCCCCGTACACAGGTGGTATCCAAGATAAAGTATAAAATCTACGGAGAGATATGATTCTCTACAAAAGATGCAACAATTATCTACCTTACCACACTTCATTAGGTTCCTACCAGAGTTTGGTACTGAATCTCTAACACTACAGAAACAAGATGTCACACAGCAAAAAGAAATGAGATGTCACGTAGCAGAAAGATATGAAAGAGAAAACAGATGAAAACCGCTAGTACATATATCTTAAGTGATGAAGAGGAGTGGTAAATTAGGAAACAAGAACAAAGGGCTTACAGATATGTGGACTCACAGGCACTGACCAAGTCTGTCCATGCAATATAAAGGGAAGAGGCAGTAGTCAGTTTTTAACTTAAACTGGATTATAAGGCTAGCATTGTTCTACCATCAAGGTGTCAAAATCTAAGGGCAAGAAATTATCTATTGGAGTCTGCATGCAATCATTTTGGAAAAGATAATGACAATTTTGAGGCGTTAAATTTGGGGCTTTCATTTTTCACTAGAATCTGCACAGTTACAGCAAATAGTACAGTTGACAAGATCAGACCACTAGGTTAGAAACTAGGAAAAAAGATTTCAAAGCCAATAGGAAACTGCAAACCTACTGGAAATGCACATAGTTGAAGTGCCAAGACCAACACTAGCCTGCAGGATATCAAGTTAGATTTTCGGAAAGAAGTTATAACAAAAGGTTACCTGCTGAAGGATGTAATCGTAACCAATGCTTGCTGTAACATCTCTAGACATGTAGTTGCACATAGAGTCTGATGCTACAGACACCTGCATGGAAGAAAAGAGTTTAAGAAAAGCAAGTCCCATATGCAATCGTTAAGATACTAGTGACTCAGACTCTTAAAACTTTTCAGAAATTTTCTGAACTTAACTCAACCATTCCAGTACTAGCAACTTACCCTGCAGCAACCTGCACGTAAATTAACAAACACTGAATAatgttaaaataattaaaataattaaaaaaggaaaaaatagaaaaatgaaACAACTATAAGTAGTTAATGCTGGCGAAATCGGCAAAAGAAAATACATTAgatatttttttctctttgggAGGGTTTTCTCAGAAACATGAATATTTTGATGTTCCTGAAGATAACCAAATAGCACTAAAAATTATAATaatagaattatatatatattactaaaaATTATAATACTAGAATTATAATGTTAACACATAAGGAAACTCACTAatattccttaaaaaaaaaatcgaagtgGTAATTTTCTCATATTAAGACTGCATAAACATTTGATCTCTAAGAAAAAGAAGACTGGAAAAAAACCTCAAAATATCATAATTAATGTACGTCCTCAATAGGCCTGCCTAGAAAGCTCAAGCAACGTTCTAATTGCCATCAGCTTCTGCATTTGCATTGGAAGCCATTTCTTTTGCAGGGATAAAAATGAAATTGTATCACAGTGATAGCATAGCCGAACAAACCAAGCGAAAGAAATATTCAATTCTTATTTTTCAAGTGAAGCTCTGGTATTATGTCAAGGACAGAAGGATTCTCCTCTACAATATTTACCAAAAAACTAGTTGTAGTTGCATCAAATGAGAAGCCCCTTCCGGCCATTTCCTTCATGAAAGTAGCCATTTCACTAATTTTGCTGCACCTGAGAAATCCTTGCACAATAACATTGTAAGTGACATTGTTTGGTAAACAACCGTTGTGCTCCATTTTTCTTAGAATATCTTTAGCTTCATCAAA is drawn from Lycium barbarum isolate Lr01 chromosome 8, ASM1917538v2, whole genome shotgun sequence and contains these coding sequences:
- the LOC132606092 gene encoding uncharacterized protein LOC132606092; amino-acid sequence: MRRISLCIPHNAIIPFISFFTASNCPTVIRAYSSCRSKTSISAKGKLGLNSKIENFKCLDDALTFFHQMVRMQPLPSVPVFRKLFKTMLSMKHYSVVICLFREMQKLGIPINDFILNIVISGYCLMHRADCAFSVLPIYLKIGIPFNVVTFNPLLRGIFAEDKVKDAVELFKKLVREKICEPDEVMYATVMNGLSKRGHTQKTLSLLKLMEKVNTKPNLLIYNIVIDALCKDRNLDAAINLLNEMKQKGIPPDIVTYNSIIDGLCKFSQWEKVQTLFSDMVNFNIYPNVRTFNMVIDGLCKEGKVEDAKEVMKLMIGKGVEPNIVTYNAIMDGYCLRGQLDRARRVFDFMIDKNIEPNIISYSILINGYCKKKKPVEAMQLFCEIYQKGSKPNIVVYTTILQGLFEVGRIGDAKKFFDEMLSTGPIPDSFTYGTLLNGYFKYGLVEEAMSLFHRLERMRENNNISFYNIIINGLCKNGKLNEAHAIFKKLSFIGFLPNVRTYTVMINGFCLEGLFDEAKDILRKMEHNGCLPNNVTYNVIVQGFLRCSKISEMATFMKEMAGRGFSFDATTTSFLVNIVEENPSVLDIIPELHLKNKNCCCRVSVASDSMCNYMSRDVTASIGYDYILQQASVGLGTSTMCISSRFAILVKNESPKFNASKFVRDSVPNSGRNLMKCGKLREPMVLFTEVPMTIKRLQCCLRGKIDSNGCAAAFLEERLNMGLNFLLSAESEQGGELIPEGSDPIPIGGGPSFVHHSPESLYVNIESPHHLIKRLLFCCLKFLIPNPPFSFLNLCDLEVFHPIFISDQLLPHQFFLIAEPPKPLHKEIAIMYPKALTPRCFTCQITASEHILVVDQIGIIGVVSVGDGVSVVPLKMKLISVRNGTIPFIYRSCSAIRAYSSRHSYKSISVKGKVGLNINFENVKCLDDAVTLFHQMVRMKPLPCVVDFSKLFKTMLNMKHYSAVISLFREMQTLGIPIDKYILCIVINSYCLMHHADCAFSVLPIYLKNGIPFNVVTFNTLIRGIFAENKVKDAVELFKKLVRANICEPDEVMYATVMNGLSKRGHTQKILSLLRLMEHGNTRPDIFIYSIVIDVLCKDGNLDAAINFLNEMKLKGIPPDIVTYNSIIDGLCKFSQWEKVTTLFSEMVNHNIYPNVRTFTIVIDGLCKEGKVEDAEEVMKHMIGKGIEPNIVTYNAIMDGYCLRGQVDSARRIFDFMIDKSIEPDIISYSILINGYCKKKKFAEAMQLFHEISQKGSKPNIVTYNTILQGFFEVGRIGDAKRFFDEMLSVGPIPDIYTHVTLLNGYFKHGFVEEAMSLFNKLERKREDTDIAFYNVVINGLCKNGKLDKAHAIFVKLSSMGLLPNARTYNAMITGFCLQGLLDEAKDILRKMEENGCLPNNVTYNVIVQGFLRCGKISELATFMKETAGKGFSFDATTAEFLVDVIRENPPVLDMIPELHSKDKK
- the LOC132605743 gene encoding mitochondrial import receptor subunit TOM40-1-like → MGLAFLKLFSSMQVSVASDSMCNYMSRDVTASIGYDYILQQCCLRGKIDSNGCAAAFLEERLNMGLNFLLSAEDVSLAR